Genomic segment of Streptomyces alboniger:
CCGCGGCCTGAGGGTTTCGCGGGGGTGCCCGCTCGGAGGGGTCGCCGCGGCGTTGGGGCGGCCCCTCCGGCGTGCGTACGTCAGCTGGAGCGGCGCAGGGCCTCGGAGAGGCGTCCGGCCGCGTCGATGACCGCCTGCGCGTGCATGCGGCCCGGGTGGCGGGTCAGGCGCTCGATCGGTCCGGAGACCGAGACGGCGGCGACCACGCGGTTGGAGGGGCCCCGCACGGGCGCGGAGACGGACGCGACGCCCGGCTCGCGCTCGCCGATCGACTGGGCCCAGCCCCGGCGGCGTACCCCCGAAAGGGCCGTCGCCGTGAAGCGGGCGCCCTGGAGGCCGCGGTGCAGGCGCTCCGGCTCCTCCCAGGCCATCAGGATCTGCGCGGAGGAGCCCGCCTTCATCGTGAGCGTCGAGCCCACCGGGACGGTGTCGCGCAGGCCCGAGAGGCGCTCCGCCGCCGCCACGCAGATGCGCATGTCGCCCTGGCGGCGATAGAGCTGCGCGCTCTCGCCCGTCACGTCGCGCAGATGCGTGAGGACCGGGCCCGCCGTGGCGAGCAGACGGTCCTCGCCCGCCGCCGCCGCGAGTTCCGCGAGGCGCGGGCCGAGGAT
This window contains:
- the ndgR gene encoding IclR family transcriptional regulator NdgR: MDNSSGVGVLDKAALVLSALESGPATLAGLVAATGLARPTAHRLAVALEHHRMVARDMQGRFILGPRLAELAAAAGEDRLLATAGPVLTHLRDVTGESAQLYRRQGDMRICVAAAERLSGLRDTVPVGSTLTMKAGSSAQILMAWEEPERLHRGLQGARFTATALSGVRRRGWAQSIGEREPGVASVSAPVRGPSNRVVAAVSVSGPIERLTRHPGRMHAQAVIDAAGRLSEALRRSS